Proteins found in one Labeo rohita strain BAU-BD-2019 chromosome 11, IGBB_LRoh.1.0, whole genome shotgun sequence genomic segment:
- the gpr25 gene encoding probable G-protein coupled receptor 25, with amino-acid sequence MANSTEVALSEVTMSFTSDYSSTSDYSSTRDYSSAHVFPTNFTDEYDYYTIPDETMDMTLLPMSNIYIPVLYIIMFLTGFFGNLFVIVVIGKRRKNKRLVDTFVMNLALADLVFVFTLPLWAASAYYEEWPFGEAMCKISSFIIAVNRFSNIFFLTCMSVDRYLAVVRLMDSQYLRSSNCAQITCGVVWIISFFLGIPSLVYRKLVDEMLCSEDSKSPFVQGMNLLTIFLTFLLPVLILCLCYGSILVNLRRHCHTAANSRAEARRRHSVKIVFAIIAAFLISWLPFNLFKTIQVILLIKTGELSSETREIMISGLTLSCCLAFLNSCVNPAIYFFLDQHFRRRALNLCVSCLVQGDANHSYVSSNSLSNGTSETYPGSTSTRGRLFSLTLKD; translated from the coding sequence ATGGCAAACAGCACAGAGGTGGCACTCTCTGAAGTTACAATGAGCTTCACGAGCGATTACAGCTCCACGAGCGATTACAGCTCCACGAGGGATTACAGCTCTGCTCACGTTTTTCCAACAAACTTCACAGATGAGTATGACTACTACACCATTCCCGATGAAACGATGGACATGACATTGCTGCCCATGTCCAATATCTACATTCCTGTGCTGTACATCATCATGTTCCTCACTGGCTTCTTTGGGAACCTGTTCGTTATTGTGGTCATCGGCAAACGGCGTAAGAACAAACGTCTTGTGGACACCTTTGTGATGAACCTGGCGTTGGCCGACCTTGTGTTTGTCTTCACGTTGCCGTTGTGGGCGGCTTCGGCCTATTATGAGGAGTGGCCCTTCGGTGAGGCCATGTGCAAGATCAGCAGTTTCATCATTGCAGTCAACCGCTTTTCCAACATCTTCTTCCTCACCTGCATGAGCGTAGACCGATACCTGGCTGTGGTGCGTCTCATGGACTCTCAGTATCTGCGAAGCAGCAACTGTGCTCAGATCACTTGTGGCGTAGTGTGGATCATTTCTTTCTTCCTAGGAATTCCATCACTGGTGTACCGTAAGCTGGTAGACGAAATGTTGTGTTCGGAGGATTCGAAATCCCCTTTCGTCCAAGGAATGAATCTTCTGACCATATTTCTAACCTTCCTGCTCCCTGTACTGATTCTCTGCCTCTGCTATGGGTCGATTTTGGTTAACCTGCGGCGTCACTGCCACACCGCCGCAAACTCACGCGCAGAAGCCAGAAGACGGCATTCGGTCAAGATCGTGTTCGCCATAATCGCTGCCTTTTTGATCTCCTGGCTACCTTTTAATTTGTTCAAGACCATCCAGGTCATCCTACTGATAAAAACAGGAGAGCTCAGCAGCGAAACAAGGGAGATCATGATTAGTGGACTCACGCTGTCCTGCTGCCTGGCATTTCTCAACAGTTGTGTAAATCCAGCCATCTACTTCTTTTTGGATCAGCATTTCAGGCGCAGAGCTTTGAACCTCTGTGTTAGCTGCCTGGTTCAAGGAGATGCGAACCACAGCTACGTCTCATCTAATTCCCTCTCTAATGGCACATCTGAGACTTATCCTGGAAGTACATCGACCCGCGGGCGGCTTTTTTCACTTACTCTTAAAGACTGA